From one Rhodamnia argentea isolate NSW1041297 chromosome 1, ASM2092103v1, whole genome shotgun sequence genomic stretch:
- the LOC115726001 gene encoding low-specificity L-threonine aldolase 1-like → MVTQTVDLRSDTVTKPTEAMRAAMADAKVDDDVLCYDPTARRLETELAKITGKEAGLFVPSGTMGNLISVLVHCEVRGSEVILGDNCHIHIYENGGISTIGGVHPRTVKNNEDGTMDIDLIEAAIRDPQGALVYPTTRLICLENSHANTGGRCLSVEYTDKVGQLAKKHGLKLHIDGARIFNAAVALGVPVDRLVQAADSVSICISKGLGAPVGSVIVGSESFIAKARRLRKTLGGGMRQVGILCAAALVAVRENVGKLESDHKKAKNLAEGLNKIKGLAVNVASVETNIIYFDINKGLNMTVQKLCKNLEEHGILVMPETSTRVRLVVHHQISENDVHYVLSCFQRIMTGAPSENGI, encoded by the exons atggtgactcAGACCGTGGATCTTCGTTCCGACACCGTCACCAAGCCGACCGAGGCAATGCGGGCAGCAATGGCCGATGCCAAAGTCGATGACGATGTCTTGTGTTATGACCCGACAGCACGTCGACTAGAAACGGAGCTGGCGAAGATCACTGGCAAAGAAGCGGGCCTCTTTGTTCCATCAGGCACTATGGGAAATCTAATCAGCGTTCTTGTTCACTGTGAGGTCCGAGGCAGCGAAGTCATTCTTGGAGACAACTGCCACATACACATTTACGAGAATGGAGGGATTTCCACAATTGGAGGTGTTCATCCAAGGACGGTGAAGAATAACGAGGATGGAACCATGGATATTGATTTGATTGAAGCTGCCATAAGGGATCCACAAGGGGCGCTTGTGTATCCTACTACTAGGCTTATATGCTTGGAGAACTCACATGCAAA TACTGGTGGTAGATGTTTGTCTGTTGAGTATACTGATAAAGTCGGGCAATTGGCAAAGAAGCACGGTCTAAAGCTTCATATAGATGGGGCTCGGATCTTTAATGCCGCAGTT GCACTTGGAGTTCCGGTAGATAGGCTGGTACAAGCTGCGGATTCAGTTTCG ATTTGTATATCAAAAGGTCTCGGCGCCCCTGTTGGATCTGTTATTGTTGGTTCCGAGAGCTTCATCGCAAAG GCTAGAAGGCTGAGGAAAACCTTAGGCGGTGGAATGAGGCAGGTGGGCATCTTATGTGCTGCTGCGCTTGTTGCAGTGCGTGAAAATGTTGGAAAGCTTGAAAGTGATCACAAGAAAGCAAAGAATTTGGCAG AGGGACTGAACAAGATTAAAGGGCTAGCAGTGAATGTTGCTTCTGTGGAGACTAATATT ATATACTTTGATATCAACAAAGGGTTGAACATGACAGTACAGAAGCTGTGCAAGAACCTGGAAGAACATGGAATACTCGTCATGCCAGAGACCTCAACCAG